One genomic window of Clostridium taeniosporum includes the following:
- a CDS encoding APC family permease, whose product MENNNLKKEISLFMATMLVCGNMIGSGVFMLPATLAQVSGPLATIIAWIITTIGSILIALSFANLGSKYPATGGAYQYTKEAFGEFTGFLSAWLYWNGSWIGNAAIIVALSSYSASIIPALQNPIISIIYTSSLLWIFTIINIVGVKKAGKIQTFATVFKIAFFGLFIIFAFFNFDKINLIPLMPENKGLSTIPLAATSTLWAFVGLESSTITAGEIRDPEKNVKKSTIYGIIIASIIYILISVGSMGAMSNIQLSTSSAPLTQILTNIFGSSIGKGLTIAVVICILGTTIGWLLSTARVSYAAGVDGVFPKFFGKLHPKYGTPVNSLIAGSVLVNILLIMNYQKSMVSAFTFITILATLSFLPVYLLAVSSEIMLMFREEQKFTFKIFIKKSILPLLAFIYSIWTIYGSGAETAMWGFILMLIGIPFYIYNYYNSKQAS is encoded by the coding sequence ATGGAAAATAACAATTTGAAGAAAGAAATTAGTCTATTTATGGCTACCATGCTTGTGTGTGGAAATATGATTGGTTCAGGAGTATTTATGTTGCCAGCAACCCTTGCTCAAGTATCTGGTCCATTAGCAACAATAATAGCATGGATTATAACAACTATAGGTTCTATATTAATAGCACTTTCCTTTGCAAATTTGGGTTCTAAATACCCAGCTACTGGAGGGGCGTATCAATATACTAAAGAAGCATTTGGAGAATTTACTGGATTTTTAAGTGCTTGGTTATATTGGAATGGATCTTGGATTGGAAATGCTGCAATTATAGTAGCGTTGTCTAGTTATAGTGCATCTATTATACCTGCACTTCAAAATCCAATAATATCTATAATATATACTAGTTCTCTTTTATGGATTTTTACTATTATAAATATAGTTGGTGTTAAAAAAGCAGGAAAAATTCAAACTTTTGCTACTGTATTTAAAATCGCTTTTTTTGGATTATTTATAATATTTGCTTTTTTTAATTTTGATAAAATTAATTTAATACCACTTATGCCGGAAAATAAGGGATTAAGTACAATTCCCTTAGCAGCAACATCAACACTTTGGGCATTTGTTGGATTAGAAAGTTCTACAATTACAGCAGGAGAAATAAGAGATCCAGAAAAAAATGTTAAAAAGAGTACAATATATGGAATTATAATAGCATCTATTATTTACATATTAATCAGTGTTGGAAGTATGGGAGCTATGTCAAATATACAGCTTTCAACTAGCTCAGCACCGCTTACACAGATATTAACAAACATATTTGGAAGTTCAATTGGTAAAGGGCTAACAATTGCAGTTGTAATATGTATTTTAGGAACAACAATTGGATGGTTATTATCAACAGCTAGAGTTTCATATGCTGCTGGAGTTGATGGTGTTTTCCCAAAGTTTTTTGGAAAGTTACATCCTAAATATGGGACACCGGTAAACTCTTTAATAGCTGGTTCAGTATTAGTAAATATATTACTTATAATGAATTATCAAAAGAGTATGGTATCTGCCTTTACCTTTATAACTATATTAGCAACATTATCATTTTTACCTGTTTATTTATTAGCAGTAAGTTCAGAAATAATGCTTATGTTTAGAGAAGAACAAAAGTTTACTTTTAAAATATTCATAAAAAAGTCAATTCTACCACTTTTAGCTTTTATATATTCTATATGGACTATTTATGGTTCTGGAGCAGAAACAGCAATGTGGGGATTTATATTAATGCTTATAGGAATACCATTTTATATTTATAATTATTATAATAGTAAACAAGCATCTTAA
- a CDS encoding DUF1097 domain-containing protein, whose protein sequence is MSSLFSLSLTTAILCGAWMIGADMTGLIAWAGFAGCTTFFAAGGKKEGFKSAICTNLSGVFWAMLSIKMSAILGFPQAGVIMTIIITFFLCIQSKITILKFIPGAFVGSFSTFAANGDWMKLLPSLFLGVVLGFLCEWTGILLYDKYGKKED, encoded by the coding sequence ATGAGTTCATTATTTTCATTATCATTAACCACAGCAATACTTTGTGGTGCATGGATGATAGGTGCTGATATGACTGGATTAATTGCTTGGGCTGGTTTTGCAGGGTGTACTACATTTTTTGCAGCAGGCGGTAAAAAAGAAGGATTTAAAAGTGCTATATGTACAAATTTAAGTGGAGTATTTTGGGCAATGTTAAGTATAAAAATGTCAGCTATCTTAGGATTTCCACAAGCCGGAGTTATTATGACAATAATTATAACATTTTTTTTATGTATACAATCTAAAATTACCATACTTAAATTTATACCAGGAGCTTTTGTAGGATCTTTTTCAACATTTGCAGCTAATGGGGACTGGATGAAGCTACTGCCATCATTGTTTTTAGGTGTGGTATTAGGTTTTTTATGCGAGTGGACAGGAATTCTTTTATATGATAAATATGGAAAAAAAGAAGATTAG
- the preA gene encoding NAD-dependent dihydropyrimidine dehydrogenase subunit PreA has translation MGIIKDLSIEFCGVKCENPFFLSSSPVGNCYEMCAKAFEAGWAGVMFKTIGFFMPNEVSPRFDALRKEATSFVGFKNMEQISDHSLEQNLDDLRRLKENYPTKVVVASIMGQNEKEWEELAKLVTEAGADMIECNFSCPQMTSHDMGSDVGQNPELVKKYCEATRRGTHLPILAKMTPNIGDMSVPAIASIEGGATGLATINTVKSITSIDINSMTAKPVVNAKSSVSGYSGKAVKPIALRFIYELVKNKKLKDVPISGIGGIETWEDALEFILLGSSNLQVTTSVMQYGYRIVEDMISGLSHFMDEHGFEKLEDMVGIAVKNIIPAEDLDRDYIVYPKIDEEKCLGCGRCYISCYDGAHQAIKWNEEERKPQVNKDRCVGCHLCALVCPVTAISKGEIKFKNNGKEREIIL, from the coding sequence ATGGGTATTATCAAAGACTTATCAATAGAATTTTGCGGAGTAAAATGTGAAAATCCATTTTTCTTATCATCATCACCAGTAGGAAATTGTTATGAGATGTGTGCTAAGGCTTTTGAAGCAGGATGGGCAGGAGTAATGTTTAAAACTATAGGATTCTTTATGCCAAATGAAGTTTCTCCACGTTTTGATGCTTTAAGAAAAGAAGCAACTTCATTTGTTGGGTTTAAAAATATGGAGCAGATATCAGATCATTCACTAGAGCAAAATTTAGATGATTTAAGAAGGTTAAAAGAAAATTATCCTACAAAAGTTGTAGTTGCATCAATAATGGGACAAAATGAAAAGGAATGGGAAGAACTAGCTAAACTTGTAACTGAAGCGGGAGCTGACATGATAGAATGTAACTTTTCATGCCCTCAAATGACAAGTCATGACATGGGATCTGACGTAGGTCAAAATCCAGAACTTGTTAAGAAATATTGTGAAGCAACTAGAAGAGGAACTCATTTGCCAATATTAGCGAAAATGACTCCTAATATAGGAGATATGTCAGTACCTGCTATTGCATCTATAGAAGGTGGAGCAACAGGACTTGCAACTATTAATACTGTAAAAAGTATAACTAGTATTGATATAAATTCAATGACTGCAAAACCAGTTGTTAATGCTAAATCATCTGTTTCGGGATATTCTGGAAAAGCTGTTAAACCAATAGCTTTAAGATTTATATATGAACTTGTGAAAAATAAAAAATTAAAAGATGTTCCCATAAGTGGAATTGGGGGTATAGAAACATGGGAAGATGCTTTAGAATTTATCTTATTAGGTTCAAGCAATCTTCAAGTAACTACTTCAGTAATGCAATATGGATATAGAATAGTAGAAGATATGATAAGTGGATTATCTCACTTTATGGATGAACATGGATTTGAAAAATTAGAAGATATGGTTGGAATAGCAGTTAAAAATATTATTCCAGCAGAAGATTTAGATCGAGACTATATAGTTTATCCAAAAATAGATGAAGAAAAATGTTTAGGTTGTGGTAGATGCTACATTTCATGCTATGATGGCGCACATCAAGCTATAAAGTGGAATGAAGAAGAAAGAAAACCACAGGTAAACAAAGATAGATGTGTTGGATGTCATTTATGTGCACTTGTATGTCCAGTTACAGCTATAAGCAAAGGCGAAATAAAATTCAAAAATAATGGAAAAGAAAGAGAAATAATTCTATAA
- a CDS encoding FAD-dependent oxidoreductase, with protein MKKNNEEVINSVFAIEESSRCLLCYDAPCSQACPIGTNPAKFIRSLRFRNLKGAVETIRENNILGGVCARVCPTKKYCEGACSRTGIDKPIEIAKLQRYLTDYEKVLGLEVLKKVELIKEKVAIIGSGPSGLAAATKLAQLGYNVTVFEKRENLGGWLTYGIPEERLPQEVVDNEIDYIKKIGVKFKTNVNIGKDITIDSLKKEGYKAFLIACGMQKSKDIKIKGSDLNGVINGIYFLEEVKSTGKYNLGNKITVIGGGDVAIDCAITAKNLGSEDVKIVYRRTIEKMPAERKSIQEVIDLNIPIFTGIKPYEIIGENGKVSRFKGVGMFDNSNLDIPAENVIFAIGQEQDDVTSIANVNLNDKGIIEVKEYSTDIKWIFACGDIVDGDKTVVYALKLGKEAAEKIDKYLNGKEGTR; from the coding sequence ATGAAAAAAAACAATGAAGAAGTAATCAATTCTGTATTTGCTATAGAGGAATCTTCAAGATGTTTATTATGTTATGATGCACCATGTTCACAAGCTTGCCCAATTGGCACGAATCCTGCTAAATTTATTCGTTCACTTCGTTTTAGAAATTTAAAAGGTGCTGTTGAGACAATAAGAGAAAATAACATACTTGGTGGTGTGTGTGCAAGAGTATGTCCTACCAAAAAATATTGTGAAGGAGCTTGTAGTAGAACAGGTATAGATAAACCTATAGAAATTGCTAAGCTTCAAAGATATTTAACTGATTATGAAAAAGTATTAGGTTTAGAAGTATTAAAAAAAGTAGAATTAATTAAAGAAAAAGTTGCTATAATTGGTTCAGGCCCAAGTGGATTAGCAGCAGCAACTAAGCTTGCACAATTAGGATATAATGTAACAGTATTTGAAAAAAGAGAAAATTTAGGCGGTTGGTTAACTTATGGAATACCAGAAGAAAGATTGCCACAAGAAGTTGTAGATAATGAAATAGATTATATAAAGAAAATAGGAGTAAAATTTAAAACAAATGTTAATATAGGAAAAGATATTACAATAGATTCTTTAAAGAAAGAAGGGTACAAAGCATTTTTAATTGCATGTGGAATGCAAAAAAGTAAAGATATTAAAATAAAAGGTTCAGACTTAAATGGTGTAATAAATGGTATTTATTTTTTAGAAGAAGTAAAATCAACAGGAAAATATAATTTAGGCAATAAAATTACGGTTATTGGTGGGGGAGATGTTGCTATAGATTGTGCAATAACAGCTAAAAATTTAGGTTCAGAAGATGTAAAAATAGTTTATAGAAGAACTATAGAAAAAATGCCAGCTGAGAGAAAGAGTATTCAAGAAGTAATTGATTTAAATATACCTATATTTACAGGAATTAAACCTTATGAAATTATTGGTGAAAATGGAAAGGTATCAAGATTTAAAGGGGTTGGAATGTTTGATAATTCTAATTTAGACATACCAGCAGAAAATGTTATATTTGCAATTGGACAAGAACAAGATGACGTAACTTCAATAGCTAATGTAAATCTTAATGATAAAGGAATTATAGAAGTTAAAGAGTATTCAACTGACATTAAATGGATATTTGCTTGTGGAGATATAGTCGATGGTGATAAAACAGTTGTTTATGCACTTAAATTAGGAAAAGAAGCAGCAGAAAAAATAGATAAATACTTAAACGGAAAGGAAGGTACTAGATAA
- a CDS encoding anti-sigma factor domain-containing protein: MEIKKDYAIVMNDGGGIQSIKVKDGMKLGQKIFYFEEDLVNINQNRSVNKMSLFKTFGTFAALFLLIFTFFQPLSSSKAYAVVSLDINPSIQIEVNNKKRIVSVEGINADGKSIDFSSIKGLEINDGIEKIKNILVEKKYLSDTGEVLVAFALLDEGEDKNYENEIKDAIQTNFKTENVAIVKGNKKAVEEAKTKGISLGRYEASLSADENVKSRIEEIPVKEITSLIKDKENCIYWKADDEIKENPEINNNLSKDKYIDKAEETLDNNVIPKKDKVEEPIKEITPEVQKPVEDKKDIEIKKDEEEIPETKPEIVLPPDEEIKPEDSNSKDGNLDDANSEDDDLDDGNSEDKNNMNLDDKKNNCENSTLNSKDNEENLKISQKGTER; encoded by the coding sequence ATGGAAATAAAAAAAGATTATGCTATAGTAATGAATGATGGTGGTGGAATTCAAAGTATAAAAGTAAAAGATGGTATGAAATTAGGTCAAAAAATCTTTTATTTTGAAGAAGATTTGGTTAATATTAATCAAAATAGAAGTGTTAATAAAATGAGTTTATTTAAAACTTTTGGAACTTTTGCCGCGTTATTTTTACTTATATTCACATTTTTCCAACCATTAAGCTCTAGTAAAGCATATGCTGTAGTGAGTTTAGATATAAATCCAAGTATTCAAATAGAAGTTAACAATAAGAAAAGAATAGTGTCAGTTGAAGGGATTAATGCAGATGGTAAAAGTATTGATTTTTCATCTATAAAGGGTTTGGAAATAAATGATGGTATAGAAAAAATAAAAAATATTTTAGTAGAAAAGAAATATTTAAGTGACACAGGGGAAGTGTTAGTTGCTTTTGCCTTACTAGATGAGGGAGAAGATAAAAATTATGAAAATGAAATAAAAGATGCTATTCAAACAAATTTTAAAACTGAAAATGTAGCTATTGTTAAAGGAAACAAGAAAGCTGTAGAAGAAGCTAAAACTAAAGGGATAAGTTTAGGAAGATATGAAGCTTCACTTTCAGCTGATGAAAATGTAAAATCTAGAATTGAAGAAATACCAGTTAAAGAGATTACATCTTTAATAAAAGATAAAGAAAATTGTATTTATTGGAAAGCTGATGATGAAATTAAAGAAAACCCAGAAATAAACAATAATCTATCAAAGGATAAATATATTGATAAGGCTGAAGAAACATTAGATAATAATGTGATTCCTAAAAAAGATAAAGTTGAAGAACCAATAAAGGAAATAACACCAGAAGTTCAAAAACCAGTAGAAGATAAAAAAGATATAGAAATAAAAAAAGATGAAGAAGAAATTCCAGAAACAAAACCTGAAATAGTATTACCGCCAGATGAGGAAATAAAACCAGAGGATAGTAATTCAAAAGATGGCAATTTAGATGATGCTAATTCAGAAGATGATGATTTAGATGATGGTAATTCAGAAGATAAAAATAATATGAATTTAGATGATAAAAAAAATAATTGTGAAAATAGTACATTAAATAGCAAAGACAATGAAGAAAATTTAAAGATTAGCCAAAAAGGTACTGAAAGATAA
- the sigI gene encoding RNA polymerase sigma factor SigI yields MLECVLEDLNIGQDLDINQLIDQHMPFIIKSISDVTGRYVSCENDEELSIALLAFCEAVERYEKNKGYFLPFAKLVISSRIKNYLKSQNKYSCSSLEELVEKGIEIQDEYLEEEDNGLLVDDINILKSEIMSYGFTFEDLVEEAPKQRATRENAINLGKKISEVEELTTFMEVKKRLPIKKVVLRFSVTEKVIKRSKKFIISVVIIFKKNLNTLKNWIRK; encoded by the coding sequence TGCTCGAATGTGTTTTAGAAGATTTAAATATTGGACAAGACCTTGATATAAATCAACTGATAGATCAACATATGCCTTTTATAATAAAAAGTATATCTGATGTTACTGGTAGATATGTGTCTTGTGAAAATGATGAAGAACTAAGTATTGCATTGCTTGCATTTTGTGAGGCTGTTGAAAGATATGAGAAAAATAAAGGATACTTTTTACCTTTTGCAAAGCTTGTTATATCAAGTAGAATTAAAAATTACTTGAAAAGTCAGAATAAATATTCATGCTCATCTCTTGAGGAACTTGTTGAAAAAGGAATAGAAATTCAGGATGAATATTTAGAAGAGGAAGATAACGGATTATTAGTAGATGACATAAATATATTAAAGTCAGAAATAATGTCATATGGTTTTACTTTTGAAGATTTAGTTGAAGAGGCGCCAAAACAAAGAGCAACAAGAGAAAATGCTATTAATTTAGGAAAGAAAATAAGTGAAGTAGAAGAATTAACAACTTTTATGGAGGTTAAAAAGAGATTGCCGATTAAAAAGGTAGTACTTAGATTTTCTGTTACTGAAAAAGTAATTAAACGAAGTAAGAAGTTTATAATTTCAGTAGTAATAATATTTAAGAAAAATCTCAATACACTAAAAAATTGGATTAGGAAGTAG